Within the Synergistota bacterium genome, the region CGAGATATCCACCTATTCTCGGCATAGCTTCTACCACGCCCTGAACTTGAACGCCAGCTTGAGCGAGCTGATAACTTATTATAAGCCCGATATTACCTGCACCTATCATAAGAGCCTTTTCACCTGGTTTTACACCATAGACGTTCATCAACGTCTGAACCGCCCCAGCTCCGTACACTCCAGGAAGATCACAGTTAGGAACGGGAAGACTTCTTTCGTAAGCTCCAGTGGCAATAATAGCTTTCTTTGGTTTTACCTTGAAGTACTTTTCCTCTCCAGTTAGCGCTCCAAAAACGCCGTCGTCGGTGTAATATCCCGTTACAGTGGTATTAGTTATTACCTCGACTCTATCTTTATACTTTTCAAGCTCGTTTAGAAGAACGTTAGCTATTCTAAAGCCTCTCGTTCCCGCATATTCCTCCTTGGATCCAAAGAACTTATGCGTTTGCTTGACAAGCTGACCTCCGAGCTTTAGGCCGTCGTCTATTATGAGAACCTTAGCACCAGCAGCAGAAGCTTCTATAGCCGCGCTAAGACCTGCCGGACCTCCGCCTACTATCAATATTTCCACGCTCTTCAACGCAGATCACCTTTCCCTTTCTGAGTTTCTACCTTCATTCCCTCTTTAAGCGGCGTGATACACACCCTTACATTAGGCTTACCATCTACCACCATGAAGCATGAGGAGCACTTTCCAACGGCGCAGAAGAACCCTCTGGGTCTCTTAAGAAGTATGCTCCTTCTGTAAACCTTAATGCCGTTGGCATGAAGAGCAGCAGCTATAGGCTCTCCCTCGTAACCCTCATATTCCTTACCATCAACGAAAAACTTAACCTTTCTGCCATGTTGATATTGCAGAATAGGATGTTCCTTGATCCAACCCGCCATTAGCCTCCCTCCTTCTATATGCAAGCTGGTTCAGGAATCAGTTTACCTGTCTTGAACCTCTCTATATAGAAGGGGCTTATATCTATGAAGGGTTCTTCTCCGAGGATGACCTCAGAGAGAGCCCTACCTATGGACGGAGCGAACTGAAGTCCATGACCGCTCCATCCAAGGTTGAGATAGAACCCCTTCACATCCGTGGGGCCCAGTATGACCTGAGAGTCAGGTGTAATATCGTAAAGCCCTGCCCACTGCCTTACAACTCTTACCTCTTTCAAAATTGGCATTTTGCTAAGTATCTTCCTTGCAGCTTCTTCAAGAAACTGCCAGCTTGCGTTCTGCTTCAATCCCTTGACCTCATGTGGATCTCCTATTCCCAGCATGAAGCCACCAGTGGGATTTTGCTTCCAGTAAGAACCGTCATCCAGACAGAGAATCATACAGTTAAGTGTTCTTTCCAGAGGTTCCGTTATAAGAATCTGATGCCTTTCTGAATACATAGGGATATCTATGCCCGCCCACTTGCCTATCTCCTTGCCCCATGGGCCTGCGCAGTTTACCACCACCGGCGTGGAAATAAAGCCTTTATCGGTATAAACTCCCTTTATCTCTCCATCTTCCATTTTTAGGCCAGTGGCTTTCGTGTAAGTATATATCTCAACGCCGAGCCTCTGTGCTGCTTCCGCATAAGCAATTGTTACATAGAAAGGATTAACATGACCATCTTTTTCACAGAAACTCGCACCTATCACGTCTTCAATATTTAAATGAGGAACTACTTCCTTAATCTCATCCGGAGAAAGTATTTTGGAGGGAATCCCTAAGCTATTTTGGAGCTCAACGTTTTTCTTAAGCTGTTCAAGTTGGCTCTCAGTATAGGCTATCCAGAGATAGCCTCCCTGCTCAAATTCAATAGTACCTTGATAACCAAGCTCTTCCTCGAGGTTCTCAAAGCACTGGATATTGTAAATGGCAAGCTTGCAGTTTATTTCCGTGCCAAATTGATGCCTTACCCCTGCAGCTGATCTGCCGGTTCCCCCATAGGTCAAGTACTCCTGCTCAAGTAAAACGACATCTTTGCATCCCTTTTTTGCAAGATGATAGGCAAGGGAACAACCATGCACCCCTCCACCAATTATCACAACATCCGCGTTTTTTTTCATTAAGCATCAACCCCCCGCAATAGGTGGAATAAGCACAATTTCTTCTCCTCCTCTTAGCAAATGGGTCTTTCCGGTCTTTTCACCATTTATTACAACAGCAGCTACTAAACCTTCTGGTATGCCAAGCTTACCGAGCAGATCTTTAACGGTGAGGGGAGCTTCAAGCTCCACTCTCTGTCCATGAGGCACATATTTCCTGAGGAGAGAGCTACCTGGCTTTACAATCACATGCATAGAAATAGAGTAAGGGGAAGGGGTTATACCCCTTCCCCTTACTCTATCACCTCCAAGCCAAGTTCCTTTATCTTTTCTGGCGTAGGCCTGCCGTTTTTATCCCAACCTCTGACTTCGTAGTAGAAATCAAGCAGCTTATCTACGTCCTCTTTGGGAACGAGCTTACCCTTGCTGGGACCGGTCGTTGCTGGTTCTTCCATCCAGCGCGCGGGTGGATAATCATACTTCCTTCCAAAATCTGGTATTTCCCTGATCGCGAAGAGTCTATTTTGATTCCAAGCTCTCTCAGCGGCTTTAAGAAGATCATTCAGAGAAGTCTCCCAACCGGTTACTGCGGTGTAGAGCTTTGCATAATATTCGAGATCTATTCCACACTCGACCCATGTAAATCTACATACACCAAGAGCATCGAACATGGGTCTAACATGCTGAAGATAAACGACCTTCTCAGCCTTATCCCTGGATATCTTATCTCTACCAACTTCTATATCATAAGTGATCGCCCAAGCTCTATTATGATGAGCGCCTATATCACAAGTTGCATACGCAAGAAGCATTGAGGGCGCCCAGTGAGATTCGTACGCACTAATCTCCATACCTTTAACCTGCATAGCAAACTTTATCGCATCTTTTCCAAAGCGTTCTGCTGCTTTCTTTGTCCCCTCTGCTAAGATATCACCTATACCCTCCCTTCTTGCTATCATCTCAGCAAGCTTGACAAACGCATCTATATCTCCCCATTTAAGCTCGAGTCCTCCAGTATCCTCCTTCGTTATTATCCCCTTCTCGTAGCACTCATTGGCAAAAGCTATTATTCCACCTGTAGATATGGTATCTAAACCGAGATCATCGCACACGTAGTTTCCATAGGTTACCTCATAGATAGAGGGCATAGTATTACTGCCACCTATCATTCCTATAGTTTCATACTCGGGGCCTTCAACGTAATACCTCTTACCGTTATACTCCACTACTGAGTACTTTCCACAGGCTATCGGGCAGAATCCACATGCTTTATCGTGAACGACTACCCTTTCTCTCATTGTTGGGCCGTTCATTTCCTTGTGTTTCTCATGATAACCCGTGCTAAAGTTTTTCGTTGGGAACGCACCTATCTCGTTAACCCAATCTACTACCATCGGGGTACCGTATTTCTGAAGTTCCGGAAAGACCTCGTTAGCCATGACGGACTTAAACATCTCTTTTCCAAGCTTGAGATATTCATCAAAGTTGGCTACGGGAATGCTCTTAGTACCACGTACTGCTATAGCTTTTATCTTCTTGGAGCCCATTACAGCTCCTATTCCAGTTCTTCCAGCCTCTCTACCAAAATCATGCCTTATAATGGCAACCTTAACCAAATTCTCTCCCGCAGGTCCTATAACCGCTATCTGAAAGTCCTCCCCCAGCTCCTCCTTAAGAAGCTTTTCCGTTTCTATAGTTCCCTTTCCCCAAAGATGTGAAGCATCCCTTATCTCAACTTTATCATCATCGATCACTATGTATACCGGTTTATCCGATGCTCCTTCGAATATAACAATGTCGTACCCTGCATACTTGAGCTCAGAAGCCATATGCCCTCCCATATTACTATCCCCGTATAAGCCGGTTAAGGGAGATTTGGCTGCAAAAGTTATCTTGCTACTACAAGGATGAAAAAGACCTGATAGCGGACCTGAGGCCATTACAAGCTTGTTTTCGGGACCAAGAGGATCAATGCCCTTCTTAAGCTCTTTATAAAGAATATAAGAAGCGAAACCTCTACCACCCAGGAATTTCCTCGCCATATCAAGATCTAACGATTCGGTTCTTATATCCCCGCTCGAGAGGTTTATCCTCAAGACCTTATTCATATATCCTCCTACCATGGTTCCATCCCTCCCTTAACCCTCGGTTATATAAAGTGCCTTTGTTCCACAATAGTTAACACACTCGCCACATAAATCACACTTTATAGGAGCGGTCTCAGCGGGATGCTTAACCATAGCATTTTCAGGACAGGCATCAACGCATACATAGCAACCAACACACTTCTCCTTATCAATTTTGTAAACGCCGTTTTCCTCGTATATAGCTCCCGTTGGACATACATTTGCACACTCACCACATTGTGTACAAGTTATAACTTGAAAGCCCGGTTCCGGCAAATTTGGCTT harbors:
- a CDS encoding FAD-dependent oxidoreductase is translated as MKSVEILIVGGGPAGLSAAIEASAAGAKVLIIDDGLKLGGQLVKQTHKFFGSKEEYAGTRGFRIANVLLNELEKYKDRVEVITNTTVTGYYTDDGVFGALTGEEKYFKVKPKKAIIATGAYERSLPVPNCDLPGVYGAGAVQTLMNVYGVKPGEKALMIGAGNIGLIISYQLAQAGVQVQGVVEAMPRIGGYLVHASKIRRLGIPIYTSHTVKEIHGEEYVEGATIVQVDEKWQPIEGTERYIEADLICLAVGLSPLTELLWQAGCKMKFIPELGGYVPVRNREMRTSHPDIYVAGDASAIEEASTAMVEGRIAGLCAAASLGYKVLDFEARLNKLWSQLDSLRRGPVTEKIRQGLPKAMVEEV
- a CDS encoding (2Fe-2S)-binding protein, yielding MAGWIKEHPILQYQHGRKVKFFVDGKEYEGYEGEPIAAALHANGIKVYRRSILLKRPRGFFCAVGKCSSCFMVVDGKPNVRVCITPLKEGMKVETQKGKGDLR
- a CDS encoding FAD-binding oxidoreductase yields the protein MKKNADVVIIGGGVHGCSLAYHLAKKGCKDVVLLEQEYLTYGGTGRSAAGVRHQFGTEINCKLAIYNIQCFENLEEELGYQGTIEFEQGGYLWIAYTESQLEQLKKNVELQNSLGIPSKILSPDEIKEVVPHLNIEDVIGASFCEKDGHVNPFYVTIAYAEAAQRLGVEIYTYTKATGLKMEDGEIKGVYTDKGFISTPVVVNCAGPWGKEIGKWAGIDIPMYSERHQILITEPLERTLNCMILCLDDGSYWKQNPTGGFMLGIGDPHEVKGLKQNASWQFLEEAARKILSKMPILKEVRVVRQWAGLYDITPDSQVILGPTDVKGFYLNLGWSGHGLQFAPSIGRALSEVILGEEPFIDISPFYIERFKTGKLIPEPACI
- a CDS encoding MoaD/ThiS family protein codes for the protein MPHGQRVELEAPLTVKDLLGKLGIPEGLVAAVVINGEKTGKTHLLRGGEEIVLIPPIAGG
- a CDS encoding aldehyde ferredoxin oxidoreductase family protein, with protein sequence MVGGYMNKVLRINLSSGDIRTESLDLDMARKFLGGRGFASYILYKELKKGIDPLGPENKLVMASGPLSGLFHPCSSKITFAAKSPLTGLYGDSNMGGHMASELKYAGYDIVIFEGASDKPVYIVIDDDKVEIRDASHLWGKGTIETEKLLKEELGEDFQIAVIGPAGENLVKVAIIRHDFGREAGRTGIGAVMGSKKIKAIAVRGTKSIPVANFDEYLKLGKEMFKSVMANEVFPELQKYGTPMVVDWVNEIGAFPTKNFSTGYHEKHKEMNGPTMRERVVVHDKACGFCPIACGKYSVVEYNGKRYYVEGPEYETIGMIGGSNTMPSIYEVTYGNYVCDDLGLDTISTGGIIAFANECYEKGIITKEDTGGLELKWGDIDAFVKLAEMIARREGIGDILAEGTKKAAERFGKDAIKFAMQVKGMEISAYESHWAPSMLLAYATCDIGAHHNRAWAITYDIEVGRDKISRDKAEKVVYLQHVRPMFDALGVCRFTWVECGIDLEYYAKLYTAVTGWETSLNDLLKAAERAWNQNRLFAIREIPDFGRKYDYPPARWMEEPATTGPSKGKLVPKEDVDKLLDFYYEVRGWDKNGRPTPEKIKELGLEVIE
- a CDS encoding 4Fe-4S dicluster domain-containing protein; its protein translation is MARYLAAHSERCSGCKTCQLICTLVHFKENNPKKGALIIKPNLPEPGFQVITCTQCGECANVCPTGAIYEENGVYKIDKEKCVGCYVCVDACPENAMVKHPAETAPIKCDLCGECVNYCGTKALYITEG